A region of Rhodamnia argentea isolate NSW1041297 chromosome 9, ASM2092103v1, whole genome shotgun sequence DNA encodes the following proteins:
- the LOC115755401 gene encoding MYB-like transcription factor EOBI produces MARFPRVDKSDNKKTVKKGAWTAEEDHKLVAYIKRYGIWNWTHMAEPAGLARTGKSCRLRWMNYLRPNIKHGNIAKEEEEIIINLHRVLGNRWASIANRLPGRTDNEIKNYWNIRLKKRFVMDNLQMPTACDVKVDSNDNDPSSPQYSSIAHVDAAKAQNLGPPRGVDHVDETLINGLISPGNKIEKEEENIWEQLFALKDLCILEDFDGMCLNPGSVSPASECTYSEPTYFGESYEDFIMDLWGN; encoded by the exons ATGGCCAGGTTTCCAAGGGTTGACAAGAGCGACAACAAGAAGACAGTGAAGAAGGGAGCTTGGACTGCGGAAGAAGACCACAAACTGGTGGCATATATCAAGAGATATGGCATCTGGAACTGGACTCACATGGCAGAACCTGCCG GTTTGGCAAGAACAGGAAAGAGTTGCCGGCTTCGATGGATGAACTATCTGAGGCCCAACATCAAGCATGGAAACATCgccaaagaagaggaggaaatcATTATTAACTTGCACCGAGTTCTTGGTAACCG TTGGGCCAGCATAGCGAATAGACTTCCGGGAAGGACGGACAATGAGATAAAGAACTATTGGAATATTCGCTTGAAGAAACGTTTTGTCATGGACAATTTGCAAATGCCAACTGCATGCGATGTGAAAGTTGACTCCAATGACAATGATCCTTCATCCCCCCAATATTCATCAATAGCCCATGTTGATGCTGCAAAAGCACAAAACCTTGGGCCTCCTAGGGGAGTTGATCACGTTGATGAAACCCTAATCAATGGCTTGATCTCACCAGGcaacaaaatcgaaaaagaagaagaaaacatctgGGAACAATTGTTTGCACTGAAAGATCTTTGCATACTAGAAGATTTTGATGGTATGTGCTTGAACCCGGGAAGTGTATCTCCTGCTTCTGAGTGCACGTATTCTGAGCCTACGTACTTTGGCGAATCCTACGAGGACTTCATCATGGATTTATGGGGaaattaa